taaagatcttcgtagaatatgtaggagccaatatgagcatccaggttccgctattggttattgaccggagacgtgtctcggtcatgtctacattgttctcgaacccgtagggtccgcacgcttaaggtttcgatgacagttatattatgagtttatgagttttgatgtaccgaaggagttcggagtcccggatgagatcggggccatgacgaggagtctcgaaatggtcgagacgtaaagatcgatatattggacgactatattcggacttcggaaaggttctgagtgattcgggtatttttcggagtaccggggagttacgggaattcgccgggagaagtattgggccttattgggccatacgggaaagagagaggggctgcctagggcaggccacgcgcccccccaaggcctagtccgaattggactagggggaggggctgcgcctcctccttccttcccttctcccttcctcttccttgtctcctactcctactacatggagggactcctagttggactaggaaagggggaatcctactcccggtgggagtaggactcccctagggcacgccatagagagggccggccctcccctcctccactcctttatatacggggcagggggcaccccatagacacacaagttgatcttcgtgatcgttccttagccgtgtgcggtgcccccctccacgatattacacctcggtcatactgtagcggtgcttaggcgaagccctgcgacagtagaacatcaagatcgtcaccacgccgttgtgctgacggaactcctccccgaagctttgctggatcggagcccggggagcgtcatcgagctaaacgtgtgcagaactcggaggtgccgtctgttcggtgcttggatcggtcggatcgggaagacgtacgactacttcctctacgttgtgtcaacgcttccgcttcggtctacgaggatacgtagacaacactctctcctctcattgctatgcatcacaatgatcttgcgtgtgcgtaggaatttttttgaaattactacgttacccaacacgaggcccgtgtatcccttctccccctagactatataaacTCCCCTTCATCCTacgttctagggttagcattggtttagctcatttgagagacagagcattgctcatccacatcggatctactccacgagagagaccgcggcctctacgaagaagatccctttggattcaagacctccttgcggagaagacatcaagaccccctcttgggcggccccctcaagacctcctcacggagaagatcgtactacttgtatcgtccttagttgtccgtggaccgTGTATCattctatgtatccgaggatctaacacgtgtgtgacttgttcttgttagtttgagtgttcctcttcgttttcccttgtgtttccctcgttttctcctttgtgttcttcgtgttcttcgcgggattccactcctttcgtgaaagatcgggtgattagggttctaccctacatcatcttggtatctagagccacgttaatTGTACCAAAAATGGGGAAACCCAGAAATTGATCCCTGGTAATCCTAAAAAATATAGCATCCATCCCTAGTCTCCAGAATATTGCGCAAAGTAGCTGGACGCGCCCTTCTTGAGGCCTGAAGAGCTACTTTTTCACTGATTTTCCCGGTTTTTCtatgtttttccttttctttctctaTTTTCTTCTGTGTTATTCGGTTTTTCTTCCTttttgctttttttcttttttcttaaacATTTATTTTTTTCGTTCTTTTTTCATTTGTTTCTACGGTTTTAAATGCTTTTTGTTGTCTTTTGTTTCTTTTCATTTTTATTCtccaatttttgttttattttcattttttattctttttacatTTGTTTCTTCGGTTTTATTTTTCATTTCCGGGTtaaattttttctttttattttttcattttttggttttctttgtttcttttgtttttattctacattttttgtatatgtcaacaacatttttctaataaacCTTTAATTTTTTATCAATATGACTTCAACATTTTTCTATATATGGTTAACATTGTTTCTATGCACATTTTTAAATATTTTTCATATGATAAATCATCATTTTTGAAATACAAAGATTAATTTTTCTTCTATGCACATTTAACCTTTTTCAAATGTTTGACTAATATTTTCTAAATGCAATATTAACATTTGTTGAACACATGGCCAAAAACATTTCTATGTacatttaacattttctaaatgctCAATTAACTTCTTCTATACACATTATCAAAATGTATCATcacttttttaatacatggtcaacagttttttttaatacaaatttaacatttttgaaatgcttgatcaaaaaaaattcaaatgcttTTTCAACATTTTTACTTACATGATAGAAAACTTATCATttatttaatacatggtcaacattctttctatacaaatttaacatttttgaaatgcttgttcaaaaaatttcaaatgcGTTTTCAGTATTTTTATTTACATGATTAAAAATTCAAAATttctttaatacatggtcaacattgttTCTATGCACATTTAAATtttttgaaatgcttgattaacatgttAAACTACATGTTCAACCTTTTTTCAAATGGTTGATTAACATTTTATGTACATGaccaaaaaaattcatcaatttttaATACATGCTCAatatttttttctatacacattaaaCATTTCTCAAGTGCTTCACTAACATTTTCAAATAatttttcaacattttttaaatgctagaTTAGCATTCTTTGAATAGATGATCAATTTTTTGTACTCCATTTTTGTATACGTGATAAACATTTTCTCTACACACATTTTAATTTTTCCAAATGCCTGGTCAGATGTTTTTATTGTTTATAGATTGTTTTCTCTAAAGTATACAAATAAAgccaaaaagaaaaacacaaaaaaagggCTGGAGCTTCCCCGACATGAGGCTGCCCTCGTCTCGATTACAGCGAGACATAGGGGCGCCCtggtttttttttctctatcttttgttTCTTGTGCTGCTTGTAAAGGTTTTTGATTAGTTATCTTTGTTTTTCTGTTTGTTCTTATTTTTTCACCATTTTTGTCCTTTTAAAAAGTAAAATAAATGTTTCTCCTTTTGTTTCACTAGTTTCCCTTTTTCTCATTATTCCTTTTCCAGTTtcaaattcgtgaatatttttggtgaacatattttcaatttttcaaaaaaatcagaCACAATTCGAGtccgtgaacttttttaaaattcatggaCGTTTAATGATTGCTGGAACATTTATTAAAGTTCGCGAACGTTTTCTTTTTGTGAATAATTTTATAAATTGCAAACAAACTTTGATTCCGTGAATAgtttttttaattgaaaatatttttaaattGTCGAACAATTTTGGAttttgtaatatttttggtattcatGATTATTTTTGGAATCCCTAAGCATTTCTTgacattcatgaacatttttacatcGGGCGCCTTCTCCAAATTTGATAAATTTTGTTCTGGAATTTgcgaatatttttcaatttttcaaTTTTATTGAATTCACTAGCATTATACTGAATCCACAAAATATTTTGATTTTTTATATTTCTTTGAAATCATCAATACTTTTTGAATTCGCAAATAATTTTggaagtcatgaacattttttgaattcttgAATTGTTTCTGTATTCGTAACTAGTTTCCAAAAGTATTCCtgaacattatttgaacatttgtAAATTTGGGTAAcacaataaaaataaaagaaattgcCAAACAAAAACCTGAAGTAAATATTTCCGCAGTGCTATACGTACACTAGGGCTATATCTCAGTCTCTTTTTTGAGACAAGGCTATATCTCAGTTATTCCGAGATATATAACCCGGCCTCACCTCTGGGGATGGGCCAATACTGTAGCTCGTCTGAGCTGATTCcgcatgttttctttctttctttgtttctttgtgCTGTTTGTAAATGTTTTTCACTGGTTTTCTTTGTTTTCTATTCTTTTTATGTTTTTCACCGATTTTTTGGTTtcatttgttttccttttttttaactCATGTCTACTTTTCCAATACGCAATTTACATTTTTACTACATGTTGAATATTGTTTTTCAAATATATGACATGTATCTTTTAAATACATACTTTTAACATTTTTCGAATACATGTAAAATATTTTTCAAATGCACGTTCAATATGTTTTTAATGGCGTGAAACATTTTCTTCAAATGTGTTaacattttttacattgtataaatattttacaaaaaaattcACGGACATTCTTTGAAACAAAAATTTATTGACAATACCACGTAGATTCTTTTGGATGGTATGAAACATGTTTATACTACACGAACATTTGTTTTCACTTTGTTGTATAAACATTtgtttcccccgcaaaaaaaaggtaTAAACATTTGTTTCCTACAAACGCTGGCACAGGGTCAAAGGCTTGTCCATTCGCGAAAGTGGAACGGGCTTGGGCTGGCCTGGGTCTACCGCCCTCTGCCTCTCCGTCACATGGTCAACGGTGGCCCTCTGCCTCTCCGTCACATCCTCTCTCCagaatttctcaaaaaaaaaacatccTCTCTCCAGAAGAAAAAAAAACACGTTCCCCAATTATCCTTCTATCCAGAAGAAAAAAAAACACGTTCCCAAATCCTGAAATCCCCCACACTCACAGCAACGACCCCAACCCCTCGTGCGCGCCAACCGCCGGCCatggaggacgcggcggcggcggcggcagccgtCCCCggagcgcacgcgttggcgagccgCCGATCCGACGACCGGCAAGTGCCGTTGTGGAGTCCCGGCCTCCGGGAGCAACAGAGAAGCGTCGACGATCTCATCAGCCACCTCCCCGACGACGTCCTCGGCGCCGTCGTCTCGCTCCTCCCCACCAAGGACGGCGCGCGCACGCAGGTCCTCTCGcgccggtggcgccccctctggcgctcgtCCGCGGCGCCGCTCAACCTGTCGATCGAccgccgcttctgcgcgggcgacgcCCGCAAGCACGTCGCCGTCGTCTCCAGGATCCTCTCCGACCACCCCGGCCCCGCCCGCCGGTTCTCGCTCCGCCAGGCCTTCCCACTGGGCCAGATCGACCGCTGGCTCCGCGCCGGGTCGCTCGCCCGCCTGCAGGATCTCGAAATCGCCTACACCAGAGTGCACGGGGACGCATGCCACCcgatgccgccgtccgcgctctgcTTCGCGCCGACGCTCCGCGCGGCCAAGTTCGGCAGCTGCGAGTTCCCCGCGTTGACCGCGTCCCCTAAGTTTCCGCGCCTCAAGCAGCTCACCCTGTGCCGCGTCAGCATCTCGGAGGACTCTCTCCACGGCATGCTCTCTGGCTGCATTGCCTTGGAAAGCCTTTCGCTGGACCGAAGCATCGGCATCGGTCGCCTCTGCATCAGCTCCCCGACGGTTAGGCGCTTCAGCTTCTCTCCCCATCGGGACAAACAAGGTATCGTCACTTGCCAAGAGCTGCTCGTCCAGGACGTCCCATGCCTTGAGAGGTTAATACTACATGATTCACACATTGGTCCGGCGACCATCCGGATAACCGGGGCACCTAAACTGGAGCTATTGGGGTTGTTGTCTCATGGCATATCTACACTCAAGCCTGGAACCACAGTTCTCCAGGTAGCCGTAAGGCCAATCGCGCATTCGACATTCCTATATACTACAAGCTATCATTCTTATTCACACTTGTTTTATTTTCCTCCAGAAAACAATTGATGTCAGCTTGACAACCATAATGCATAAAGTGAAGATTTTGGTTGTTGACTCTATTGGTCCCAATCTGGATGCAATTGTTGGCCTACTCAAGTGCTTCACTTTCTTAGAGAGGCTATACGTCATTGTGAGTATACAAACTTCTTCTGTCTTTAAATATGAAAATCAACATTGAGTTAGACTTAATCACGACTTGCTGAACTGTTCTGTATGTGTTACTAATTCAGTTCTTTAGTGACTGCCTTTATATTATTTCATTCTTCTGTCTGCAGTCGCACCCACAGGAGGATATGAATAATGTGCGCAAGTATGACCCACTGGATCCAATTGAATGCCTAGAACTCCATCTAAAAAAAGTGGTATTGAAGAATTACGATGGTAACCGGACACAAGTTATTCACTTTGCCCAGTTCTTTGTTTTGAATGCAAAAGTGCTTAAGGAAATGGAAATTGGAGTTGTCAACCGCTGCAACAGCAAATGGATGCGTTTTCAGCGTAAACGGTTGCAAGTGGAGAATAGAGCTTCTCGAGATGCACAGATTGAACTAAAATGGGATACAAAGAAGAGCTTCAAATACCATGGTTTTTCTGAGGCTGATCCCTTTGACATGTCCTCATGTTGACACTTGAGACGGTTGTGTTAGGTAGTCTTTCCAGAGATCGTGTCGCAGCCGGCTTCCCTTGTTTGCCTGTCTATGGTTATCTCACCGTTGTGATCTCTACAAAATGATCTACTTACTGCAGCAATGGAATGCTTTCTTGCGCACTCTGGAGCATACCAGGATTTAGGAGGTTGTGC
The sequence above is a segment of the Triticum dicoccoides isolate Atlit2015 ecotype Zavitan chromosome 1A, WEW_v2.0, whole genome shotgun sequence genome. Coding sequences within it:
- the LOC119292760 gene encoding putative F-box/LRR-repeat protein At5g02700; its protein translation is MEDAAAAAAAVPGAHALASRRSDDRQVPLWSPGLREQQRSVDDLISHLPDDVLGAVVSLLPTKDGARTQVLSRRWRPLWRSSAAPLNLSIDRRFCAGDARKHVAVVSRILSDHPGPARRFSLRQAFPLGQIDRWLRAGSLARLQDLEIAYTRVHGDACHPMPPSALCFAPTLRAAKFGSCEFPALTASPKFPRLKQLTLCRVSISEDSLHGMLSGCIALESLSLDRSIGIGRLCISSPTVRRFSFSPHRDKQGIVTCQELLVQDVPCLERLILHDSHIGPATIRITGAPKLELLGLLSHGISTLKPGTTVLQKTIDVSLTTIMHKVKILVVDSIGPNLDAIVGLLKCFTFLERLYVISHPQEDMNNVRKYDPLDPIECLELHLKKVVLKNYDGNRTQVIHFAQFFVLNAKVLKEMEIGVVNRCNSKWMRFQRKRLQVENRASRDAQIELKWDTKKSFKYHGFSEADPFDMSSC